From Flavobacterium alkalisoli, the proteins below share one genomic window:
- a CDS encoding AMP-binding protein, whose translation MKHYEDNFAHDHLPSQELHAECFTGHSDFEFPEDLNCVERLLDRHIAGGNGNKVAIRTFDTEWTYKDLYEKANQIAHVLTENLGLVPGNRVLIRSANNPMYVACWFAVLKAGGIVVATMPLLREKELTVMVESAEISHALCDYRLEEEMMAVKSPFLKQVITFDGSGKGISKLETLMANKSKTFNNYATKSGSLSIIGFTSGTTGKPKMTSHYHKDILLICEAFPKYSLQPTPDDVFTGSPPLGFTFGLGGLVLFPFYFGASTFLIEKPAPELLLQAIQDYKITICFTAPTAWRVLTQKVQDYDISSLRKCVSAGETLPVKVWEDWYKATGLKIIDGIGSTEILHIFISSNEENMRIGATGLPIRGYEAKIIDADGNDVEDGTEGRLAVRGITGCKYLNSPEKQMEYVQGGWNVTGDIFRKDKEGYFWFVARGDDMIISSGYNISAIEVESVLLTNENVAECAVVGLPDENRGMLVCAYIVLKDKSKACDELTKAIQDWFKEAAAPYKYPREIKYVDVLPKTETGKIQRFKLKNTVQA comes from the coding sequence ATGAAACATTACGAAGATAATTTTGCACACGATCATTTACCTTCTCAGGAATTACATGCCGAGTGTTTTACAGGGCATTCTGATTTTGAGTTTCCGGAGGATTTAAATTGTGTGGAAAGGCTTTTAGACAGGCATATTGCCGGAGGTAACGGAAATAAGGTTGCCATACGCACTTTTGATACAGAATGGACCTATAAGGATTTATATGAAAAAGCAAACCAGATAGCTCATGTATTGACTGAAAATTTAGGCCTTGTTCCTGGTAATAGGGTACTTATTCGTTCGGCTAATAATCCTATGTATGTTGCCTGCTGGTTTGCAGTATTAAAAGCAGGAGGTATTGTAGTAGCCACTATGCCCCTTTTAAGGGAAAAAGAGCTTACAGTAATGGTAGAAAGTGCCGAAATATCTCATGCATTATGTGATTACAGGCTTGAAGAGGAAATGATGGCTGTAAAGAGCCCGTTCCTAAAGCAGGTTATTACTTTTGACGGTTCGGGGAAAGGGATTTCTAAACTGGAAACCCTTATGGCAAATAAGTCCAAAACCTTTAATAATTACGCTACTAAATCAGGTTCATTATCTATTATAGGTTTTACATCGGGTACTACCGGAAAACCGAAGATGACATCACATTATCACAAAGATATTTTGCTGATTTGTGAAGCTTTCCCTAAATACTCATTACAACCTACTCCGGATGATGTCTTTACGGGTAGTCCGCCACTTGGGTTTACCTTTGGATTAGGAGGATTGGTATTGTTTCCGTTCTATTTTGGAGCTTCAACCTTTTTGATTGAAAAACCGGCTCCTGAGTTGCTTCTACAGGCTATTCAGGATTATAAGATAACTATTTGCTTTACCGCTCCTACTGCCTGGAGGGTACTAACCCAAAAGGTTCAGGATTATGATATTTCATCCCTTCGCAAATGTGTTTCGGCGGGAGAGACGCTTCCTGTAAAGGTTTGGGAAGACTGGTACAAAGCTACAGGTCTTAAAATTATAGATGGTATTGGCTCTACCGAAATACTGCATATCTTTATATCCTCTAATGAGGAAAACATGCGTATTGGAGCTACCGGATTACCAATTAGGGGCTATGAGGCAAAAATTATTGATGCTGATGGCAACGATGTTGAAGATGGTACAGAGGGCCGACTGGCAGTGAGAGGAATTACAGGATGTAAGTACCTTAACAGTCCGGAAAAACAAATGGAATATGTTCAGGGAGGTTGGAATGTTACAGGAGATATTTTCCGTAAGGATAAAGAAGGATATTTTTGGTTTGTTGCCCGGGGTGATGATATGATTATCTCATCAGGTTATAATATTTCTGCTATCGAAGTGGAAAGCGTTTTACTTACCAATGAGAATGTAGCAGAATGTGCTGTTGTAGGGCTTCCGGATGAAAATCGCGGTATGCTTGTTTGTGCTTATATAGTACTAAAAGACAAATCAAAGGCCTGCGACGAACTTACAAAAGCTATTCAGGATTGGTTTAAGGAGGCTGCTGCCCCATATAAATATCCAAGAGAAATAAAGTATGTTGATGTATTACCTAAAACCGAAACAGGTAAAATACAGCGATTTAAATTAAAAAATACGGTACAGGCTTAA
- a CDS encoding DEAD/DEAH box helicase codes for MERELKEEDRKELYQYQKEDIDAIFDTFEGKPDNYHLLYQLPTGGGKTVIFSEIARRYTEKYKHKVLVLTHRIELSKQTSQMLKGFGVKNAIIDSNVKELPEDNDYTCYVAMVETLNNRLKDKKFHMNDVGLVIVDEAHYNSFRKLFAFFKNSLFLGVTATPLSSNIDLPMYETYDELIVGEPIQSLIKKGYLANAAMYDYDVELTSLKLGINGDYTVASSDELYSRANMQDLLLQAYTYRARGKKTLIFNNGIYTSLYVYETFKAAGLPIKHLDNRTPEMERKKILSWFKNTPDAILTSVSILTTGFDEPTVETIILNRATRSLTLYFQMIGRGSRKLPNKDIFTVIDLGNNAQRFGLWSDPIDWQYIFRNPEAFLDSIRSDADIESYHVYTMPEEIREQFANSDDITFDVEDEFKVAAELKMKPKTVIDKSILQHAQMCIDNSDTLPEAKKLAKLLEGDIEYRVKEYSKLLTRTTKNYREWLMEDYKTRLSAMIGKLYRKYAMGE; via the coding sequence ATGGAAAGAGAATTAAAGGAAGAAGACAGGAAAGAGCTGTACCAATATCAAAAAGAGGATATCGATGCTATTTTTGACACGTTTGAAGGTAAGCCTGACAACTATCATTTGCTCTACCAGCTCCCAACAGGAGGTGGGAAGACTGTTATTTTCTCAGAAATAGCACGCCGTTATACAGAAAAATACAAACATAAGGTACTGGTTTTAACCCACAGAATTGAGCTTAGTAAGCAAACTTCGCAAATGCTTAAAGGATTTGGAGTTAAAAATGCTATTATAGACAGTAATGTAAAGGAACTTCCTGAAGATAATGATTATACCTGTTATGTTGCAATGGTGGAAACCCTTAACAACAGGTTAAAGGACAAAAAATTCCATATGAATGACGTGGGCCTTGTAATAGTGGATGAAGCACATTACAATTCCTTTCGAAAATTATTTGCCTTTTTCAAAAACTCACTGTTTTTAGGTGTTACAGCAACTCCGTTAAGTTCAAACATCGATTTACCGATGTATGAAACTTATGACGAACTTATAGTAGGGGAGCCTATACAATCACTTATAAAAAAGGGATACCTGGCCAATGCTGCCATGTATGATTATGATGTTGAACTTACTTCCCTTAAACTTGGTATTAACGGAGATTATACGGTTGCATCTTCAGATGAGCTATATTCACGTGCCAATATGCAGGATTTGCTGCTACAGGCTTATACTTACAGGGCAAGAGGTAAAAAAACGCTTATATTCAATAATGGTATCTATACCTCGCTTTATGTGTATGAAACATTTAAGGCTGCTGGTTTACCAATAAAACACCTTGATAACAGGACTCCTGAAATGGAGCGTAAAAAAATATTAAGCTGGTTTAAAAATACACCTGATGCAATTTTAACGTCGGTATCAATCTTAACAACCGGTTTTGACGAGCCTACTGTTGAGACAATTATCCTTAACAGGGCAACCCGTTCGTTAACGCTTTATTTCCAGATGATAGGTCGTGGTTCTAGAAAACTACCTAATAAAGATATTTTTACAGTAATAGACCTTGGTAATAATGCCCAACGCTTTGGTTTATGGAGCGACCCGATAGACTGGCAGTATATTTTCCGTAATCCGGAAGCATTTTTAGACAGTATACGCTCTGATGCCGATATTGAAAGCTACCATGTTTATACCATGCCGGAAGAAATTCGTGAGCAATTTGCAAATTCGGATGATATTACCTTTGATGTGGAAGACGAATTTAAAGTAGCTGCAGAACTAAAAATGAAGCCAAAAACTGTAATAGACAAATCGATATTACAACATGCACAAATGTGTATTGATAATAGCGATACATTACCGGAGGCTAAAAAACTGGCCAAACTTCTTGAAGGAGATATTGAATACAGGGTGAAGGAATACTCAAAACTATTAACCAGAACCACTAAAAACTACAGGGAATGGTTAATGGAAGACTATAAAACACGCTTAAGTGCTATGATTGGTAAGTTATACCGAAAATATGCCATGGGAGAATAA
- a CDS encoding acyl-CoA thioesterase, which yields MERAFIKKEKVRFQHVDYAGIVFYPRFLEMLNCLVEDFYEEALELPFKNIHKTGGIPTVDLKVQFKKAARLGDELTKYLWLKNIGGSSMVCGFKFEHEDGSICLEGEVTLVKVDFLNDRGDIKASPFTDAMRVVLERYKTEN from the coding sequence ATGGAAAGAGCATTTATTAAAAAAGAAAAAGTACGTTTTCAGCATGTAGATTATGCAGGTATAGTTTTTTACCCTCGTTTTCTGGAAATGCTTAACTGCCTTGTTGAAGACTTTTATGAGGAGGCTTTAGAATTACCTTTCAAAAATATCCATAAAACCGGAGGTATACCAACGGTTGATCTAAAAGTACAGTTTAAAAAAGCGGCCCGTTTGGGTGATGAGCTTACCAAATACCTTTGGTTAAAAAACATAGGAGGTTCGTCTATGGTATGCGGATTTAAATTTGAACATGAAGACGGTTCAATCTGCCTTGAAGGAGAAGTTACACTTGTAAAGGTAGATTTCCTGAATGACAGAGGTGATATTAAAGCGAGTCCGTTTACTGATGCTATGAGAGTAGTGTTAGAAAGATATAAAACAGAGAATTAA
- a CDS encoding cupin domain-containing protein yields MDTKYDDSVLGRARVQDTPELEAYYAELNKLGAGALWTVANDIEPWEPRPSSVPMLWRYEDLRELVLKSSELVTPEQAGRRVVYLVNDKRRDVSAAVGWLYTGIQVTRPGESTSAHRHKASALRFIMEGEGGYTVVDGNKIMLEVNDFVITPNSTWHEHGVEEGGKTCIWQDGLDIPLVNALEANDYAVFDGKQPLEKPINYSPLTYGGAGLVPADQEWNKPYSPLFKYSWKQVYPALQDAAKVKEGSPYDGILMHYTNPVTGGHVMQTMGASIQMLRPGEQTKAHKHTGSFVYQCAKGKGYSIIGGKRYDWKERDIFCVPSWVYHEHVNLSETEDACLFSFNDLPVIESLGLYQEKAHPEGHQEIEQ; encoded by the coding sequence ATGGATACAAAATACGATGACAGTGTACTGGGACGCGCAAGAGTACAGGACACTCCGGAATTAGAAGCCTACTATGCTGAATTAAACAAACTTGGTGCCGGTGCTTTATGGACCGTTGCAAATGATATTGAGCCTTGGGAGCCTCGCCCCTCTTCTGTTCCAATGCTTTGGCGTTATGAGGATTTAAGGGAGCTGGTTTTAAAATCTTCAGAGTTGGTAACACCAGAACAGGCCGGCAGACGTGTCGTTTATCTTGTAAATGACAAACGAAGGGATGTTAGTGCTGCTGTGGGATGGCTTTATACAGGTATTCAGGTTACAAGGCCAGGTGAAAGCACATCAGCTCACAGGCATAAAGCTTCTGCCCTACGTTTTATTATGGAAGGTGAAGGCGGCTATACAGTAGTAGACGGTAATAAAATAATGCTGGAGGTCAACGATTTTGTTATTACTCCTAACAGTACATGGCATGAGCACGGTGTAGAAGAAGGCGGAAAGACCTGTATTTGGCAAGACGGACTTGATATTCCGTTAGTAAATGCACTTGAAGCGAATGATTATGCTGTTTTTGACGGAAAGCAACCATTAGAAAAACCAATAAACTATTCTCCGTTAACTTATGGTGGTGCAGGTTTAGTTCCTGCAGATCAGGAATGGAATAAGCCCTACTCTCCCCTTTTTAAATACTCATGGAAGCAGGTTTACCCTGCATTACAGGATGCTGCAAAAGTTAAGGAAGGTTCGCCTTATGACGGAATACTTATGCATTATACCAATCCGGTAACCGGAGGCCATGTAATGCAGACAATGGGTGCTTCTATTCAGATGTTACGCCCCGGAGAGCAAACAAAAGCTCATAAACACACAGGTTCTTTTGTGTATCAGTGCGCAAAAGGAAAAGGTTACTCTATAATTGGAGGAAAACGATATGACTGGAAAGAAAGAGATATTTTCTGTGTACCTTCGTGGGTTTATCACGAACACGTAAATCTTTCTGAAACTGAAGATGCATGCCTATTCTCGTTTAACGACCTACCTGTAATAGAATCACTAGGGTTGTATCAGGAAAAAGCACATCCGGAAGGACACCAGGAAATAGAACAATAA
- a CDS encoding fumarylacetoacetate hydrolase family protein, whose protein sequence is MKLVTYRINHAPSSLGFIEGNIIIDAEKLGHLKKSPLPNNMLDFIDLGEHGVKQATQLVNTATEEELLECSVPISNATILAPIPKPRKNIFGIGLNYTEHVAESARSLDTSKELPQQPVIFSKPTTAVTGTNTNIIHNQNVTQQLDYEVELAVILGKGGKNIAKENALDYVYGYTIINDISARDCRRAGQWIVSKGQDTFAPMGPVLVTKDEIPDPHNLNLSLTVNGVEKQNSNTKFMLFNINDLIHDLSTVFTLETGDIIATGTPAGVGAGRTPQEFMWPGDVVEATIEGIGTLKNTIVDSESL, encoded by the coding sequence ATGAAATTAGTAACTTACAGAATAAACCATGCGCCTTCAAGCCTTGGTTTTATTGAAGGTAATATTATAATTGACGCCGAAAAGCTGGGTCATTTAAAAAAGAGCCCGCTTCCTAACAATATGCTTGATTTTATTGATTTAGGTGAGCACGGCGTTAAGCAGGCAACGCAATTAGTAAACACTGCAACAGAAGAAGAACTTTTAGAGTGTTCTGTTCCAATTTCAAATGCTACGATACTTGCTCCTATACCAAAACCGAGAAAGAACATATTTGGTATTGGCCTTAATTATACTGAGCACGTTGCAGAATCGGCACGTTCTTTAGATACTTCTAAAGAGCTTCCGCAGCAACCTGTGATCTTTTCTAAGCCTACTACAGCAGTAACCGGTACAAATACTAATATAATTCACAACCAAAACGTAACACAGCAACTTGATTATGAGGTTGAGTTAGCAGTTATTCTTGGTAAAGGTGGTAAAAACATAGCTAAAGAAAATGCCTTAGACTATGTTTACGGTTATACGATAATAAACGACATCAGTGCAAGAGATTGCCGTCGTGCCGGACAATGGATTGTTTCTAAAGGTCAGGATACTTTTGCTCCTATGGGGCCAGTATTGGTTACTAAAGATGAAATACCCGATCCGCACAACCTAAACCTATCACTAACTGTTAACGGTGTTGAAAAACAAAATTCCAATACCAAGTTCATGCTTTTCAATATTAATGACCTGATACATGATTTAAGTACAGTGTTTACTCTTGAAACAGGAGACATTATCGCTACCGGAACACCGGCTGGTGTAGGTGCAGGAAGAACTCCTCAGGAATTTATGTGGCCAGGCGATGTTGTTGAGGCAACTATTGAAGGTATCGGTACACTAAAAAATACTATTGTAGATTCAGAAAGCTTATAA
- a CDS encoding carbon-nitrogen hydrolase family protein has product MLELPKFKAAAVQAAPVFLNAEATADKACSIIAEAAGNGVSLVAFPEVFVAGYPYWNWIMTPVQGSKWYELLYKNSIAVPGPEVNRICEAAKEHNCHVVIGVNERGQSFGELYNTNLIIDNKGNLIGKHRKLVPTWAEKLTWTGGDGSSLKVYNTGIGPIGTLACGENTNTLARFTLLTQGELIHIANYISLPVAPPDYNMAEAIKIRAAAHSFEGKLFTIVSCSTISKEIMDVLKEDVPNVEELLTRKNSAFTGVIGPNGAVIGEPLIDDEGIVYADIDLSKCIQPKQMHDILGHYNRFDIFDLKVNTAPRKNITFIDNQED; this is encoded by the coding sequence ATGTTAGAATTACCAAAATTTAAAGCTGCTGCCGTTCAGGCTGCTCCTGTTTTTCTTAATGCAGAAGCCACAGCAGACAAAGCCTGTTCAATTATTGCCGAAGCTGCAGGAAACGGAGTATCTTTAGTTGCTTTTCCTGAAGTATTTGTAGCAGGTTATCCTTACTGGAACTGGATTATGACTCCGGTACAGGGAAGCAAATGGTACGAGCTTTTATATAAAAACTCTATTGCTGTTCCCGGGCCTGAGGTAAACAGGATTTGTGAAGCAGCTAAAGAGCACAATTGTCATGTGGTTATTGGTGTAAATGAGCGCGGACAAAGCTTTGGCGAATTGTATAACACCAACCTTATTATTGATAACAAAGGTAACCTGATAGGTAAACACAGGAAGCTTGTACCTACGTGGGCAGAGAAGCTCACCTGGACAGGTGGTGACGGATCGTCTCTCAAAGTATATAATACGGGTATTGGACCAATTGGTACATTAGCCTGTGGTGAGAATACCAATACCCTTGCCCGTTTTACACTGCTTACTCAGGGAGAATTAATACATATTGCGAATTATATTTCCTTACCGGTAGCGCCGCCTGATTATAATATGGCAGAAGCTATTAAAATAAGGGCTGCTGCACACTCATTTGAAGGTAAATTGTTTACCATTGTGTCCTGTTCAACCATTTCTAAGGAGATTATGGATGTTCTGAAGGAAGACGTGCCGAATGTAGAAGAACTGCTTACAAGAAAAAACAGTGCCTTTACGGGTGTTATAGGGCCTAACGGAGCTGTTATTGGTGAACCGCTTATAGATGATGAAGGTATTGTGTATGCTGATATTGATTTGTCTAAATGTATTCAGCCAAAACAAATGCATGACATATTAGGTCATTATAACCGCTTTGATATATTTGATTTAAAGGTAAATACCGCCCCGCGAAAAAACATTACCTTTATTGATAATCAGGAAGATTAA
- the nudK gene encoding GDP-mannose pyrophosphatase NudK, whose translation MEKEKNIKIISSNLLSDNWGELRKVKYDFKLNDGTWQQQEREVYDRGNGAVILLYSKEKGTVILTRQLRIPTWFNGNEDGMMIEACAGVLDENDPEECIKRETQEETGYKITEVKKIMEVYMSPGSVTEIIYFFTGAYADDMKISEGGGVEGEYENIEVLEIPFTQALQMVESGEIKDAKTIMLLQYAKINDLV comes from the coding sequence ATGGAAAAGGAAAAGAATATAAAAATCATCTCTTCCAACCTTTTATCGGATAATTGGGGAGAATTACGTAAAGTTAAGTATGACTTTAAGCTCAATGATGGTACATGGCAACAACAGGAGCGCGAAGTTTATGATCGCGGAAATGGAGCTGTTATCCTGCTGTATAGTAAAGAAAAAGGTACTGTTATACTCACAAGGCAATTGCGTATACCTACCTGGTTTAACGGTAATGAGGACGGCATGATGATTGAGGCCTGTGCAGGAGTTTTGGATGAAAATGATCCTGAAGAATGCATAAAACGCGAAACACAGGAAGAAACCGGATACAAGATTACAGAAGTAAAAAAAATAATGGAAGTTTATATGTCCCCGGGATCAGTAACCGAGATTATTTACTTTTTTACGGGAGCCTATGCCGATGATATGAAAATAAGTGAAGGAGGCGGTGTTGAGGGTGAATATGAAAATATAGAGGTTCTAGAAATTCCGTTTACTCAGGCGCTTCAAATGGTTGAATCGGGAGAAATTAAGGATGCTAAAACAATTATGCTACTGCAATATGCAAAGATTAATGATTTGGTGTAA
- a CDS encoding DUF763 domain-containing protein, translating to MKRSGSADLPLHNGHVPLWLSERMAKLGLAIVETIAMEFSTEEVISKLADPFWFQSFGAVMGMDWHSSGITTSVLGALKKSVNPHSKELGIYICGGKGKHSMKTPDELLFVGERTGLNGTELAGFSKLTAKVDNTAIQDGFQLYQHNFIVTDKGGWCVIQQGMNNSNGMARRYHWHSKDLQSFINEPHTFIYGRNQGKILNLTANNASLAREKSLLIANENPDRVLKEVNHLVMPNHHDIRMKDVNMKRLGAMLWVTHENQPQDFESLLMLKGMGPRALQSLALVSEVIYGTPTRFEDPARFSFAHGGKDGHPFPVPVKVFDETINTLQTAISRAKIGNSDKIHAIKKLSEISIDAEKNFTPNENFDALIQKERDESYKYGGRTIFGKAQPPKKDKPSSGQMSLF from the coding sequence ATGAAACGATCAGGCTCAGCAGATTTACCGTTACATAACGGACATGTACCTCTTTGGTTATCCGAAAGGATGGCAAAGCTCGGGCTTGCTATTGTTGAGACCATTGCAATGGAATTCTCAACAGAAGAAGTAATAAGTAAACTTGCCGATCCTTTTTGGTTTCAAAGCTTTGGTGCTGTTATGGGTATGGACTGGCATTCATCAGGAATAACAACCTCTGTACTTGGAGCCCTTAAGAAATCGGTTAATCCGCATTCAAAAGAATTGGGAATATATATTTGTGGTGGCAAGGGTAAGCATTCTATGAAAACTCCTGATGAATTGCTTTTTGTGGGTGAAAGAACAGGATTAAACGGTACTGAACTTGCCGGGTTTAGCAAGTTAACTGCAAAGGTTGATAATACTGCTATTCAGGACGGATTTCAACTCTATCAGCATAATTTCATTGTGACTGATAAAGGTGGTTGGTGCGTAATCCAGCAGGGAATGAATAACAGTAACGGAATGGCAAGAAGATATCACTGGCATTCAAAAGATTTACAGTCATTCATAAACGAGCCTCATACTTTTATTTACGGAAGAAATCAAGGGAAGATCCTTAACTTAACAGCAAACAATGCTTCTTTAGCCAGAGAAAAATCATTGCTAATTGCGAATGAAAACCCAGATAGAGTACTTAAAGAAGTAAATCACTTGGTGATGCCTAATCATCATGATATAAGGATGAAAGATGTCAACATGAAAAGGCTTGGCGCTATGCTTTGGGTAACTCATGAAAACCAGCCTCAGGATTTTGAAAGCCTTCTTATGTTGAAAGGAATGGGGCCAAGAGCATTACAATCGTTAGCTTTGGTAAGCGAAGTTATTTATGGTACCCCTACCCGATTTGAAGATCCTGCCAGATTCTCTTTTGCTCATGGTGGTAAAGACGGGCATCCGTTTCCTGTACCTGTTAAAGTATTTGATGAGACTATTAATACATTACAAACAGCCATAAGCAGGGCAAAAATAGGTAATAGCGATAAAATTCATGCTATTAAAAAGCTCTCTGAGATTTCTATTGACGCAGAAAAGAACTTTACACCAAACGAAAATTTTGATGCTCTTATTCAAAAAGAAAGGGATGAGTCATACAAATACGGAGGCAGAACTATATTTGGAAAAGCCCAGCCGCCTAAAAAAGATAAACCTTCTTCAGGTCAGATGTCTTTGTTTTAG
- a CDS encoding maleate cis-trans isomerase family protein: protein MSNKVYRIGQIVPSSNVTMETEIPALLRSRETIAPERFTFHSSRMRMKKVTKEELEAMDAQSLKCAQELSDARVDVMGYACLVAIMSMGRGYHCVSETNLYEETVKNDAPAPIVTSAGALINGLKVLGAKKVAVITPYMKPLTEMVVDYIEHQGFEVVDYVALEIPDNLEVAAQDPKNLLEIYKRLNLEGVDVIVASACVQMPSLEAIDAIEKEVGIPVTSAAVCTTYEMLKKLGLDTKVPMGGALLSGKY from the coding sequence ATGAGTAATAAAGTATATAGAATAGGTCAGATAGTTCCAAGCTCAAACGTAACTATGGAAACTGAAATACCTGCCCTTTTACGTTCTCGAGAGACAATTGCGCCAGAGCGTTTTACTTTTCATTCCAGTAGAATGAGAATGAAAAAAGTAACCAAAGAAGAGTTAGAAGCCATGGATGCCCAGAGTCTGAAATGTGCTCAGGAATTATCTGATGCACGTGTAGATGTAATGGGTTATGCCTGCCTTGTTGCTATTATGAGCATGGGGCGTGGTTACCACTGTGTATCTGAAACAAATCTTTACGAGGAAACTGTAAAAAATGATGCCCCTGCTCCTATTGTTACGAGTGCAGGGGCTCTTATAAACGGATTAAAAGTATTAGGTGCCAAAAAAGTAGCTGTAATTACTCCGTATATGAAACCATTAACTGAAATGGTTGTTGATTATATCGAGCATCAGGGATTTGAAGTGGTAGACTATGTTGCACTTGAAATTCCGGACAATCTTGAGGTTGCTGCCCAGGATCCTAAAAACCTTCTTGAAATCTACAAGAGACTTAACCTTGAAGGTGTAGATGTTATAGTTGCTTCGGCCTGTGTACAGATGCCTTCACTTGAAGCGATTGATGCCATAGAGAAAGAAGTGGGCATTCCGGTAACATCGGCAGCTGTATGTACTACATACGAAATGCTTAAAAAACTTGGATTAGATACTAAAGTACCTATGGGTGGCGCTTTATTAAGCGGAAAATATTAA